In a genomic window of Chiroxiphia lanceolata isolate bChiLan1 unplaced genomic scaffold, bChiLan1.pri scaffold_65_arrow_ctg1, whole genome shotgun sequence:
- the DPF2 gene encoding zinc finger protein ubi-d4 isoform X2, whose translation MAAVVQNVVKLLGEQYYRDAMEQCHSYNARLCAERSVRLPFLDSQTGVAQSNCYIWMEKRHRGPGLAAGQLYSYPARRWRKKRRAHPPEDPRLAFPSIKPDTDQGLKKEGLLAQDGSSLEALLRTDPLEKRSLPDPRLDDDSLGEFPVANSRARKRILEPDDFLDDLDDEDYEEDTPKRRGKGKAKGKGVGGARKKLDAAILEDRDKPYACDICGKRYKNRPGLSYHYAHSHLAEEEGDDKDDSQPPTPVSQRSEEQKSKKGPDGLALPNNYCDFCLGDSKINKKTGQPEELVSCSDCGRSGHPSCLQFTPVMMAAVKTYRWQCIECKCCNICGTSENDDQLLFCDDCDRGYHMYCLTPPMAEPPEGSWSCHLCLDLLKEKASIYQNQNSS comes from the exons ATGGCGGCGGTGGTTCAGAATGTGGTCAAGCT TTTGGGGGAGCAGTACTACCGGGATGCCATGGAGCAGTGCCACAGCTACAACGCCCGACTCTGCGCCGAGCGCAGCGTCCGCCTGCCCTTCCTCGACTCCCAGACCGGCGTCGCCCAGAGCAACTGCTACATCTGGATGGAGAAACGGCACCGCGGGCCCG GCCTGGCCGCGGGACAGCTCTACTCGTACCCGGCGCGGCGCTGGAGGAAGAAACGCCGCGCCCACCCCCCGGAGGATCCCCGGCTGGCATTCCCTTCCATCAAACCTG ACACGGATCAGGGCCTGAAGAAGGAAGGGCTCCTGGCCCAGGACGGGAGCAGCCTGGAAGCGCTGCTGAGGACGGACCCTCTGGAGAAACGTTCCCTGCCGGATCCGCGGCTGGACGACGACAGCCTGGGGGAGTTCCCCGTCGCCAACAGCCGCGCCAGGAAG cgGATCCTGGAGCCGGATGATTTCCTGGACGATCTGGACGACGAGGATTACGAGGAGGACACGCccaagaggagagggaagggcaaGGCCAAG GGCAAAGGCGTGGGAGGGGCCCGGAAGAAGTTGGACGCCGCGATCCTGGAGGACCGGGACAAACCCTACGCCTGCGACA TCTGCGGGAAGCGCTACAAGAACCGGCCGGGGCTGAGTTACCACTACGCCCATTCCCACCTggctgaggaggagggggatgaCAAGGACGATTCCCAGCCCCCCACACCCGTATCCCAGCGCTCCGAGGAGCAGAAAT CCAAGAAAGGCCCGGACGGGTTGGCCCTTCCCAACAACTACTGCGACTTCTGCCTGGGGGACTCCAAGATCAACAAGAAGACGGGGCAGCCCGAGGAGCTCGTGTCCTGCTCCGACTGCGGGAGGTCAG GGCACCCGTCGTGCCTGCAGTTCACGCCGGTGATGATGGCGGCGGTGAAGACGTACCGCTGGCAGTGCATCGAGTGCAAGTGCTGCAACATCTGCGGCACCTCCGAGAACGAC GAtcagctgctgttctgtgaCGACTGTGACCGCGGGTACCACATGTACTGCCTGACCCCCCCCATGGCAGAGCCCCCCGAGG ggagctggagctgccaccTCTGCCTGGACCTGCTGAAGGAGAAGGCGTCGATTTACCAGAACCAGAACAGCTCCTga
- the DPF2 gene encoding zinc finger protein ubi-d4 isoform X1, producing the protein MAAVVQNVVKLLGEQYYRDAMEQCHSYNARLCAERSVRLPFLDSQTGVAQSNCYIWMEKRHRGPGLAAGQLYSYPARRWRKKRRAHPPEDPRLAFPSIKPDTDQGLKKEGLLAQDGSSLEALLRTDPLEKRSLPDPRLDDDSLGEFPVANSRARKRILEPDDFLDDLDDEDYEEDTPKRRGKGKAKGKGVGGARKKLDAAILEDRDKPYACDNSYKQKHSLKPPDRVCGKRYKNRPGLSYHYAHSHLAEEEGDDKDDSQPPTPVSQRSEEQKSKKGPDGLALPNNYCDFCLGDSKINKKTGQPEELVSCSDCGRSGHPSCLQFTPVMMAAVKTYRWQCIECKCCNICGTSENDDQLLFCDDCDRGYHMYCLTPPMAEPPEGSWSCHLCLDLLKEKASIYQNQNSS; encoded by the exons ATGGCGGCGGTGGTTCAGAATGTGGTCAAGCT TTTGGGGGAGCAGTACTACCGGGATGCCATGGAGCAGTGCCACAGCTACAACGCCCGACTCTGCGCCGAGCGCAGCGTCCGCCTGCCCTTCCTCGACTCCCAGACCGGCGTCGCCCAGAGCAACTGCTACATCTGGATGGAGAAACGGCACCGCGGGCCCG GCCTGGCCGCGGGACAGCTCTACTCGTACCCGGCGCGGCGCTGGAGGAAGAAACGCCGCGCCCACCCCCCGGAGGATCCCCGGCTGGCATTCCCTTCCATCAAACCTG ACACGGATCAGGGCCTGAAGAAGGAAGGGCTCCTGGCCCAGGACGGGAGCAGCCTGGAAGCGCTGCTGAGGACGGACCCTCTGGAGAAACGTTCCCTGCCGGATCCGCGGCTGGACGACGACAGCCTGGGGGAGTTCCCCGTCGCCAACAGCCGCGCCAGGAAG cgGATCCTGGAGCCGGATGATTTCCTGGACGATCTGGACGACGAGGATTACGAGGAGGACACGCccaagaggagagggaagggcaaGGCCAAG GGCAAAGGCGTGGGAGGGGCCCGGAAGAAGTTGGACGCCGCGATCCTGGAGGACCGGGACAAACCCTACGCCTGCGACA acaGTTACAAACAAAAGCATTCCTTGAAACCTCCCGACCGAG TCTGCGGGAAGCGCTACAAGAACCGGCCGGGGCTGAGTTACCACTACGCCCATTCCCACCTggctgaggaggagggggatgaCAAGGACGATTCCCAGCCCCCCACACCCGTATCCCAGCGCTCCGAGGAGCAGAAAT CCAAGAAAGGCCCGGACGGGTTGGCCCTTCCCAACAACTACTGCGACTTCTGCCTGGGGGACTCCAAGATCAACAAGAAGACGGGGCAGCCCGAGGAGCTCGTGTCCTGCTCCGACTGCGGGAGGTCAG GGCACCCGTCGTGCCTGCAGTTCACGCCGGTGATGATGGCGGCGGTGAAGACGTACCGCTGGCAGTGCATCGAGTGCAAGTGCTGCAACATCTGCGGCACCTCCGAGAACGAC GAtcagctgctgttctgtgaCGACTGTGACCGCGGGTACCACATGTACTGCCTGACCCCCCCCATGGCAGAGCCCCCCGAGG ggagctggagctgccaccTCTGCCTGGACCTGCTGAAGGAGAAGGCGTCGATTTACCAGAACCAGAACAGCTCCTga